A part of Capsicum annuum cultivar UCD-10X-F1 chromosome 6, UCD10Xv1.1, whole genome shotgun sequence genomic DNA contains:
- the LOC107873181 gene encoding RHOMBOID-like protein 13 — protein MGKPLFYEILEKPATSCAIGICSAIWFYIQKSNIGYSHVGLSYEAAMVEGHYWRIITSAFSHISVLHLVFNISALWSLGVVEQLGHIGLGVEYYLHYTLVLVVLSGMLVVGMYHLLIQKFKLEYFRRVTAVGYSCVVFGWMTILSVKQPSSKLNLFGFLSLPISFAPFESLIFTSIIVPQASFIGHLSGIIVGYAVGWGLIHGMTNYWAVTMLGWTVFVFVFSLKKSGTYDLNFLEIEPVTDPSLPSVRFFAAGNSRSLQMSTSTDAGADLV, from the coding sequence ATGGGGAAACCATTGTTTTATGAGATATTGGAGAAGCCAGCTACTAGTTGTGCAATTGGAATATGTAGTGCAATTTGGTTTTATATTCAGAAGTCAAATATTGGTTATTCACATGTTGGTTTGAGTTATGAAGCTGCTATGGTGGAAGGTCATTATTGGAGGATAATAACATCAGCATTTTCACATATTAGTGTGCTTCATCTTGTTTTCAATATTAGTGCACTCTGGAGTCTTGGAGTTGTTGAACAATTGGGACATATAGGTCTTGGAGTAGAGTATTATCTTCATTATACATTGGTCTTGGTTGTTCTTTCTGGCATGCTTGTTGTGGGAATGTATCATCTCTTGATTCAGAAATTTAAGTTAGAGTATTTCCGGAGAGTAACTGCCGTTGGATATTCTTGTGTGGTGTTTGGGTGGATGACGATTCTTTCGGTCAAGCAACCGTCGTCAAAGTTGAATCTTTTTGGTTTTCTTTCACTTCCCATCAGCTTTGCGCCATTTGAGTCACTCATATTCACTTCTATTATTGTTCCTCAAGCGAGTTTTATTGGACATTTATCGGGAATTATTGTTGGTTATGCTGTTGGTTGGGGTCTGATACACGGGATGACCAATTACTGGGCAGTTACAATGCTAGGATGGACTGTGTTTGTGTTTGTTTTCAGTTTGAAAAAGTCTGGTACATATGATTTGAACTTTCTTGAGATTGAACCTGTCACGGATCCCTCTTTGCCTTCTGTACGTTTTTTCGCAGCTGGAAATAGTAGAAGTTTACAGATGAGTACATCAACAGATGCTGGTGCTGATCTTGTATAG